Proteins encoded in a region of the Gallalistipes aquisgranensis genome:
- a CDS encoding glycoside hydrolase family 2 TIM barrel-domain containing protein, translating to MKYSRLFLFLAWILAAGTVDARVKYTINEAWRFTKGSPYQAFLPSADDSRWETVDIPHTWNAQDADDDEPGFYRGPAWYRKRITLPADAASKQVYLCFEGANQVVRLYVNGHFAGEHRGGYTRFLFDITKFAVPGGENLLAVEVDNAHDPNIPPLSADFTFFGGIYRDVSVLLTDKVHIAPTDYASSGVYLTTPEVSAQHASVELRALVTNCGERSARVRVEHLVLSPGGQEAARVQETVELAPGASEVPVRCTVGIDSPQLWDIDSPNLYRVFTRIVDEDGRVLDEVSNPLGLRWFSFDPDRGFSLNGRPRKLAGTCRHQDYLGRGWALTDGMHERDILLLKRMGGNFLRVSHYPQDPVVMEMCDRLGIVASVEIPLVNAITETDEFLENSVEMAREMIRQDFNHPSVMIWAYMNEILLREPYTDSVRRAAYYETLERVASTLEKTVRGEDPARYTMMAYHNAPDRYAAANLTRIPMIQGWNLYQGWYEPDITEFERILDRLYAQYPDKVLMVTEYGADVDQRVHSFAPEQFDFSQEYGLAYHRHYMRQMRQRPFVAGSSVWNLNSFYSEPRADIVPHVNNKGITGLDRELKDSYLYYRTLLDATPRLTIGNREWINRGGADDGGGRCVQPVPVFTNRPQVTLWVNGRKVGTKRPDDGVAFFDVPFTDGENRLVAKAGTLTDALTVDFRLAQASPGTFTELNVMLGSPRYFDDRTAGLCWIPEQPYVPGSWGYVGGEALRRSGTGWLGTATDILGTENNAVFQTQRVGIESFRADVPDGCYSLYLCWAELDAVEKREALAYNLGADDVQRAYKGRRFDVSVNGTKVLENFSIASEAGFARALVRKVEVIVRDGQGIRVDFGRIEGEPVLNAIRIYRNY from the coding sequence ATGAAATATTCGAGATTGTTTCTCTTTTTGGCATGGATACTGGCCGCAGGTACGGTCGATGCCCGTGTGAAATATACGATTAACGAGGCCTGGCGCTTCACGAAGGGCTCGCCTTACCAGGCGTTCCTGCCTTCGGCCGACGACTCCCGCTGGGAGACGGTCGATATTCCGCATACATGGAACGCGCAGGATGCCGATGACGACGAGCCGGGCTTCTACCGCGGTCCCGCCTGGTACCGCAAACGGATCACCCTGCCGGCCGATGCCGCCTCGAAGCAGGTGTACCTCTGTTTCGAAGGGGCCAACCAGGTGGTGCGCCTCTATGTCAACGGCCATTTCGCCGGCGAACACCGGGGCGGTTACACCCGTTTCCTGTTCGATATCACGAAGTTCGCCGTTCCGGGCGGGGAGAACCTGCTGGCGGTGGAGGTGGATAACGCCCATGATCCGAACATTCCGCCGCTTTCCGCCGACTTCACCTTTTTCGGCGGCATCTACCGCGACGTGAGTGTGCTGCTGACCGACAAGGTACATATTGCGCCGACCGACTATGCCTCGTCGGGCGTCTACCTGACCACGCCCGAAGTCTCCGCGCAGCATGCTTCGGTGGAGCTGCGCGCACTGGTGACCAACTGCGGGGAACGGTCCGCCCGGGTACGGGTCGAACATCTCGTCCTTTCGCCCGGGGGACAGGAGGCGGCCCGGGTGCAGGAGACCGTGGAGCTGGCGCCCGGTGCGTCGGAGGTGCCGGTGCGGTGCACGGTCGGGATCGACTCGCCGCAGCTCTGGGACATCGACTCGCCGAATCTTTACCGGGTCTTCACGCGGATTGTGGACGAAGACGGACGGGTGCTGGACGAGGTGTCGAATCCGCTGGGCCTCCGCTGGTTCTCGTTCGATCCCGACCGGGGCTTTTCGCTCAACGGCCGTCCGCGCAAACTGGCCGGCACATGCCGCCACCAGGATTACCTGGGCCGAGGGTGGGCGCTGACCGACGGGATGCACGAGCGCGACATTCTCCTGCTGAAACGGATGGGAGGCAATTTCCTGCGCGTGTCGCACTATCCGCAGGACCCCGTGGTGATGGAGATGTGCGACCGTTTGGGGATCGTCGCCTCGGTCGAGATTCCTCTGGTCAACGCCATCACCGAAACGGATGAATTCCTCGAAAATTCGGTGGAGATGGCCCGTGAGATGATCCGGCAGGATTTCAACCATCCTTCGGTGATGATCTGGGCCTACATGAACGAAATCCTGCTCCGCGAACCCTATACGGATTCGGTCCGCAGGGCCGCCTATTACGAGACGCTCGAACGGGTCGCCTCGACGCTGGAGAAGACCGTGCGCGGGGAGGACCCGGCCCGCTACACGATGATGGCCTATCACAATGCGCCGGACAGGTACGCCGCGGCCAATCTGACCCGCATCCCGATGATCCAGGGGTGGAACCTCTACCAGGGGTGGTACGAGCCGGACATCACCGAGTTCGAACGCATTCTGGACCGGCTCTACGCACAGTATCCCGACAAGGTGCTGATGGTCACCGAATACGGTGCCGACGTGGACCAGCGCGTCCATTCGTTTGCCCCCGAGCAGTTCGACTTTTCGCAGGAGTACGGTCTCGCGTACCACCGGCACTACATGCGGCAGATGCGGCAGCGTCCCTTCGTGGCGGGTTCGTCGGTCTGGAACCTGAACAGTTTCTATTCCGAACCGCGGGCCGACATCGTGCCGCATGTCAATAACAAGGGGATCACGGGGCTCGACCGGGAGCTGAAAGATTCGTACCTGTATTACCGCACACTGCTCGATGCGACGCCCCGGTTGACGATCGGCAACCGGGAGTGGATCAACCGCGGCGGGGCGGACGACGGCGGGGGACGCTGCGTGCAGCCCGTACCGGTCTTCACCAACCGTCCGCAGGTGACCCTGTGGGTCAACGGCCGCAAGGTGGGGACGAAACGCCCCGACGACGGCGTCGCGTTTTTCGATGTTCCCTTTACGGACGGGGAGAACCGGCTCGTGGCGAAGGCCGGGACGCTGACCGATGCACTGACGGTGGATTTCCGTCTGGCGCAGGCGTCGCCCGGAACGTTCACCGAACTGAACGTGATGCTCGGTTCCCCGCGCTATTTCGACGACCGGACGGCCGGTCTGTGCTGGATACCCGAGCAGCCCTACGTTCCGGGCAGCTGGGGATATGTCGGGGGCGAAGCCCTGCGCCGTTCCGGAACGGGATGGCTCGGTACGGCCACCGACATTCTCGGCACGGAGAACAATGCCGTGTTCCAGACACAGCGGGTCGGCATCGAATCGTTCCGGGCCGATGTCCCGGACGGGTGTTACTCCCTCTATCTCTGCTGGGCCGAACTGGATGCCGTGGAGAAGCGCGAGGCGCTGGCCTACAACCTGGGGGCCGATGACGTGCAGCGGGCTTACAAGGGCCGCCGTTTCGACGTCTCGGTGAACGGGACGAAGGTGCTCGAAAACTTCTCGATCGCTTCCGAAGCCGGATTCGCCCGGGCCCTCGTCCGCAAGGTCGAGGTGATCGTCCGCGACGGACAGGGAATCCGGGTCGATTTCGGCCGCATCGAGGGAGAGCCCGTACTGAACGCCATCCGCATCTATCGCAACTACTGA
- a CDS encoding glycoside hydrolase family 71/99-like protein codes for MFRLLCVAALATSMGVSAQNGKKIYADYHGVRYTRAHDGKLGRWEMHADTRKSKTGRGTICRNADFMDTTGRHDIAAVAYPRVGMQSNLDPDYLEYQILSAKAAGIDGFFIEWGFIGHENDALLKAMQTVAAKYGFEVGVNWCDGWLYYDWITRMHPEIDTREAKTDYYAVCYQYLADHVLSGATAPTVNGRPVFYLFGPGAKPAEYASAASKLRLPEGMERPAVLRRWAEWGRLENDRYVPVRWSEEIESWKRLGMIPTAWLPARVRGMDAGHPRWDHYAEPDDLIEFMKPFRDSVWMSSDPDYVVKSGFVMPGMDNSGCAGWGGQHYYYIPRADGATYERMWEFNMASKDSLDMVFIASWSDYTEGHEIEPTVENGDRELRTTLKYAAEFKQIPADTSGLLLPEKLFGLRKRSEFLAAARRKTADADALLDDAARLISQREYARAGERLAEAEAAVGTLEKGLKTRTIDVPVSQLRFSQDASAGEWSADPELKVYLPENVTRELIAARTHRGYLEFEYLDWEVNGSYCFIYSRTERQPKDRFATVAKFKTDGSKQWKRVRVELAPENVLYTTAPGFTLMFKGPVEVRDLSFHYTLVR; via the coding sequence TTGTTCCGATTATTGTGCGTGGCGGCCCTGGCCACCTCGATGGGCGTCTCCGCCCAGAACGGCAAGAAGATCTATGCCGATTACCACGGCGTGCGTTATACGCGTGCCCACGACGGCAAGCTGGGGCGCTGGGAGATGCACGCCGACACCCGCAAGTCGAAGACCGGACGCGGGACGATCTGTCGCAACGCCGATTTCATGGACACGACCGGACGGCACGACATCGCGGCCGTGGCCTATCCGCGGGTGGGTATGCAGTCGAATCTCGATCCGGATTACCTCGAATACCAGATACTTTCGGCCAAGGCGGCCGGCATCGACGGCTTCTTCATCGAATGGGGGTTCATCGGCCATGAAAACGACGCGCTGCTCAAGGCCATGCAGACCGTGGCGGCGAAGTACGGTTTCGAGGTCGGCGTGAACTGGTGCGACGGCTGGCTTTACTACGACTGGATCACCCGCATGCACCCCGAGATCGACACCCGCGAAGCGAAGACCGACTACTATGCCGTGTGCTATCAGTATCTGGCGGACCATGTCCTGTCGGGCGCTACGGCCCCGACGGTGAACGGTCGCCCCGTTTTCTACCTGTTCGGGCCCGGCGCCAAACCGGCCGAATATGCGTCGGCGGCTTCGAAACTCCGTCTGCCGGAGGGGATGGAGCGGCCGGCCGTGCTGCGCCGCTGGGCCGAGTGGGGCCGGCTCGAAAACGACCGCTACGTCCCCGTCCGCTGGAGCGAGGAGATCGAGTCGTGGAAACGGCTGGGCATGATTCCTACGGCGTGGCTTCCGGCCCGCGTGCGCGGTATGGATGCCGGACATCCCCGTTGGGACCATTATGCCGAACCGGACGATCTGATCGAGTTCATGAAACCTTTCCGCGATTCGGTGTGGATGAGTTCCGACCCGGATTATGTTGTGAAGTCGGGTTTCGTGATGCCCGGGATGGACAACAGCGGATGCGCCGGGTGGGGCGGGCAGCACTACTATTATATCCCGAGGGCTGACGGCGCCACTTACGAACGTATGTGGGAATTCAACATGGCTTCGAAGGACAGTCTCGACATGGTGTTCATCGCTTCGTGGAGCGACTACACGGAAGGACACGAGATCGAACCGACGGTGGAGAACGGGGACCGGGAGTTGCGCACGACGCTGAAATATGCCGCCGAGTTCAAGCAGATTCCCGCCGATACGTCGGGTCTCCTGCTGCCGGAGAAGTTGTTCGGGCTGCGCAAGCGGAGCGAATTTCTCGCCGCGGCCCGCCGCAAGACGGCCGATGCCGACGCACTGCTGGACGATGCGGCCCGGCTGATCTCGCAACGGGAATATGCCCGGGCCGGGGAGCGGCTCGCCGAGGCGGAAGCTGCTGTCGGAACATTGGAAAAGGGGCTCAAAACCCGGACCATCGACGTCCCCGTTTCGCAGCTTCGTTTCAGCCAGGATGCTTCGGCCGGCGAGTGGAGCGCCGATCCCGAACTGAAGGTCTATCTGCCCGAGAACGTTACGCGCGAACTGATCGCGGCGCGTACCCACCGGGGGTATCTCGAATTCGAATACCTGGATTGGGAGGTCAACGGCAGCTATTGTTTCATCTATTCGCGTACGGAGCGCCAGCCGAAGGACCGTTTCGCCACGGTGGCAAAGTTCAAGACCGACGGTTCGAAGCAGTGGAAGAGGGTGCGTGTGGAACTCGCGCCGGAAAACGTGCTCTATACCACGGCTCCCGGGTTTACGCTCATGTTCAAGGGGCCGGTGGAGGTGCGCGATCTCAGTTTCCATTATACACTGGTGCGGTAA
- the trmD gene encoding tRNA (guanosine(37)-N1)-methyltransferase TrmD encodes MRIDILTVVPELLASPLNESILKRAQQAGQVEIAVHNLRDYTSDRRRTVDDYPFGGEAGMVMKPEPIFLCIEKLKGERDYDEVIYTSPDGVTYDQHEANRLSTLGNIIILCGHYKGVDYRVREHLITREISIGDYVLTGGELAAAIITDSVVRLLPGAIGDEASALTDCFQDNLLAPPVYTRPAEFNGWRVPDVLLSGNFAEIARWQEETALERTERLRPDLLEK; translated from the coding sequence ATGCGCATCGACATTCTGACCGTGGTGCCCGAGCTGCTCGCCAGTCCGCTGAACGAATCCATACTGAAGCGGGCGCAGCAGGCCGGGCAGGTGGAGATCGCGGTCCACAACCTGAGGGACTACACCTCCGACCGGCGCCGCACGGTGGACGACTATCCTTTCGGCGGCGAGGCGGGCATGGTGATGAAACCGGAGCCCATCTTTCTCTGCATCGAAAAGCTGAAGGGGGAGCGCGACTACGACGAGGTGATCTACACCTCGCCCGACGGCGTCACCTACGACCAGCACGAGGCCAACCGCCTCTCCACGCTGGGCAATATCATCATCCTCTGCGGCCACTACAAGGGGGTGGACTACCGGGTGAGGGAACACCTCATCACGCGGGAGATATCCATCGGCGACTATGTGCTCACGGGGGGCGAGCTGGCGGCGGCCATCATCACCGACAGCGTGGTGCGCCTGCTGCCGGGAGCCATCGGCGACGAGGCGTCGGCCCTGACCGACTGTTTCCAGGACAACCTGCTGGCGCCTCCCGTCTATACGCGTCCGGCCGAGTTCAACGGCTGGCGGGTGCCCGACGTGCTGCTGTCGGGCAATTTCGCGGAGATCGCCCGCTGGCAGGAGGAGACGGCGCTGGAACGCACCGAACGGCTGAGGCCCGACCTGCTGGAAAAATAG
- a CDS encoding fasciclin domain-containing protein produces the protein MCKNIFAKIACFAVLLLAAGCDDMKLQTDAEYNGSVLDPHINMTAWEYFESRSDIFSDFMTAIDHAGMRDYYTQTGHEYTFLALTNTAISSFVNSYGTYTSITEVPAEDVKNLLLYHIVDGRYSGYGELQVEAMFVLTLRRGEQGLMTMLTRKNPWMADAGAIIVNDTGTNGNSPLRHAVSSNIMPTNGVIHVFDNYCYYKK, from the coding sequence ATGTGTAAGAATATATTTGCAAAGATTGCATGTTTTGCGGTGCTCCTGCTGGCGGCGGGATGCGACGACATGAAGCTGCAGACCGATGCCGAATACAACGGTTCGGTGCTCGACCCCCATATCAATATGACGGCATGGGAGTATTTCGAGTCCCGCAGCGATATTTTCAGCGATTTCATGACGGCCATCGACCACGCCGGCATGAGGGATTACTACACGCAGACCGGGCATGAGTACACGTTCCTGGCGCTGACCAATACGGCTATCAGTTCGTTCGTGAACTCCTACGGCACCTATACGAGCATTACCGAAGTGCCCGCGGAGGATGTGAAGAATCTGCTGCTCTACCATATCGTCGACGGCCGTTACAGCGGGTACGGCGAACTGCAGGTCGAAGCGATGTTCGTGCTGACGCTGCGCCGGGGCGAGCAGGGCCTGATGACGATGCTCACCCGCAAGAATCCCTGGATGGCCGACGCCGGCGCCATCATCGTGAACGACACGGGGACCAATGGCAACTCTCCCCTGCGTCATGCCGTCAGCTCGAATATCATGCCCACCAACGGGGTGATCCATGTCTTCGACAACTACTGCTACTACAAGAAATAA
- a CDS encoding RagB/SusD family nutrient uptake outer membrane protein, translating into MKNIYRTFIAVSLAAGFVSCASFLDEQPVSEVPANQMWSSSRDAKAGVSQIYSYFRTAMRANYFYWGEFRSDDFEPGSSSAATQQRVMENQLTTDLDCADWSDLYTVINQANLCIKYLPKVDMPSVTDQNDLLGQAYAMRALAYFYAVRLWGDVPLFTEPNEKFSDDIYRERTDKDYILREVILEDLRKAESLIDRTGNKERKRISIYGVWAIMADVYMWLGEYNLADQTIEKMKGDATFMALETDINTWKKMFTEELNNKASDNTPENDEYSTKEFIFVVHFNMDEVGANGYSYMYQWFTGSGNRAAVVSEVLRNKYDAADLRLPLVAVEYQSGWEMRKYISGTISSTLNKTCEIGYPIYRYSDMILLQAEAQARQSKWEEALDLIKPIRTRAGLETPTADDFGTEDQIVDFILDERQRELIGEGRRWFDLVRTGRWKTVMGPINGCQEDGNELLPINYSLIDHNPKLVQNSYYATTE; encoded by the coding sequence ATGAAAAATATATATCGTACATTTATCGCTGTGTCGCTGGCGGCGGGATTCGTTTCGTGTGCCTCGTTCCTCGATGAGCAGCCCGTCAGCGAAGTCCCGGCCAACCAGATGTGGTCTTCCTCGCGCGATGCGAAGGCCGGGGTCAGCCAGATTTACAGCTATTTCCGCACGGCGATGCGTGCGAACTACTTCTACTGGGGCGAGTTCCGTTCGGACGATTTCGAACCGGGTTCTTCGTCGGCGGCCACGCAGCAGCGCGTGATGGAAAACCAGCTCACCACGGACCTCGATTGCGCCGACTGGTCCGACCTGTACACGGTCATCAACCAGGCCAACCTCTGTATCAAGTACCTGCCCAAGGTCGACATGCCCTCGGTGACGGACCAGAACGACCTGTTGGGACAGGCCTATGCCATGCGGGCGCTGGCCTATTTCTACGCCGTGCGCCTGTGGGGCGACGTGCCCCTGTTCACCGAGCCGAACGAAAAGTTCAGCGACGACATCTACCGCGAGCGCACCGACAAGGACTACATTCTGCGCGAGGTGATTCTCGAGGATCTCCGGAAGGCCGAGTCGCTGATCGACCGGACGGGAAACAAGGAGCGCAAGCGTATCTCGATCTACGGCGTGTGGGCGATCATGGCCGACGTCTACATGTGGCTGGGCGAGTATAACCTCGCGGACCAGACCATCGAGAAGATGAAGGGCGACGCGACCTTCATGGCGCTCGAAACCGATATCAACACCTGGAAGAAGATGTTCACCGAAGAGCTCAACAACAAGGCGTCGGACAACACGCCCGAAAACGACGAGTATTCGACCAAGGAGTTCATCTTCGTCGTGCATTTCAACATGGACGAGGTGGGTGCCAACGGATACAGCTACATGTACCAGTGGTTCACCGGTTCGGGCAACCGTGCCGCCGTGGTCTCGGAAGTGCTGCGCAACAAGTACGATGCGGCCGACCTGCGCCTGCCGCTGGTGGCCGTGGAATACCAGTCGGGCTGGGAGATGCGCAAGTACATATCGGGCACTATCTCCTCGACGCTGAACAAGACCTGCGAAATCGGTTACCCGATCTACCGCTATTCGGACATGATCCTGCTGCAGGCCGAGGCACAGGCCCGCCAGAGCAAGTGGGAGGAGGCGCTCGACCTGATCAAACCCATCCGTACCCGTGCCGGGCTCGAAACGCCTACGGCCGACGATTTCGGTACCGAGGACCAGATCGTGGACTTCATCCTCGACGAGCGGCAGCGCGAGCTTATCGGCGAGGGACGCCGCTGGTTCGACCTGGTGCGCACGGGCCGCTGGAAAACGGTCATGGGTCCCATCAACGGCTGCCAGGAGGACGGCAACGAGCTTCTGCCGATCAACTATTCGCTCATAGACCACAATCCGAAGCTGGTGCAGAACAGCTATTATGCGACAACCGAATAA
- a CDS encoding MBL fold metallo-hydrolase: MKIGVLPFNPFQENTYVVSDHTGECVVIDAGNYSAREDNALTNYIRENGLTPVLALNTHGHVDHILGVDYVKRTFGVPFALHGDDRFLVESAPQHGAIYGFDVKSVPAAEVDLKGRDEVTFGETALRVIHTPGHTPGHVAFYEEGEKILFTGDTLFRESIGRTDLPGGDYSWIMKSILEKLIPLGDDVRFYPGHGPQSTIGHETLYNPFVVEVINGEVKC; the protein is encoded by the coding sequence ATTAAAATCGGCGTTCTGCCTTTCAATCCCTTTCAGGAGAATACCTATGTCGTCTCCGATCATACGGGAGAGTGCGTGGTGATCGACGCGGGCAACTATTCGGCCCGCGAGGACAATGCCCTGACCAACTATATCCGGGAGAACGGGCTCACTCCCGTCCTGGCGCTCAATACCCACGGCCACGTGGATCACATCCTGGGCGTGGACTACGTGAAGCGTACGTTCGGCGTGCCGTTCGCCCTGCACGGCGACGACCGTTTCCTGGTCGAGTCGGCTCCGCAGCACGGGGCGATCTACGGATTCGACGTGAAGAGCGTGCCCGCGGCGGAGGTGGACCTGAAGGGGCGGGACGAGGTGACGTTCGGCGAAACCGCGCTGCGGGTGATCCATACGCCGGGCCATACGCCGGGCCATGTGGCCTTTTACGAGGAGGGGGAGAAAATCCTCTTCACGGGCGACACCCTCTTCCGCGAGAGCATCGGCCGTACGGACCTGCCGGGGGGCGATTACAGCTGGATCATGAAGAGTATTCTCGAGAAGCTGATTCCGCTGGGCGACGACGTGCGTTTCTATCCCGGCCACGGCCCGCAGAGCACGATCGGCCACGAGACGCTCTACAATCCATTCGTGGTGGAGGTCATCAACGGCGAAGTAAAGTGCTGA